Proteins found in one Sorghum bicolor cultivar BTx623 chromosome 1, Sorghum_bicolor_NCBIv3, whole genome shotgun sequence genomic segment:
- the LOC8054140 gene encoding uncharacterized protein LOC8054140, with translation MGACVSRPSACVGKPHTPRSGDASGRSGGAGGARRRRSRRVGKGRRTAPSRAASMETIQEADVPGSPSAADHRTYSNPAFQVSGSIEEAWYDSLAMSESDAEDDFHSVQDDAFSLNGFENEAALSMRDGNGGSFNGAAQSGEQHHKKPKSSELSKGSLENGVRTSMSHDDVVGVSGADSTHGGGRILDDCGLLPNNCLPCIASAVGVNEKKRTLSSSPTHSMKMPSLKLSFKKKSGEAHPSSTLISAKDFLERPLAGSQVQLCLLETNTLNSWSHIDPGTFRVRGANYFRDKKKELAPNYAAYYPFGVDVYLSPQKLNHISRFVQLPDVQLSSKLPPLLVVNVQVPLYPASLFQNETDGEGMSFVLYFRLSDGYSKELPPSFIESIRRLVDDHVEKIKSFPMETTIPFRERLKILGRVANLEDLPLSAAERKLMHAYNEKPVLSRPQHEFYLGDNYFEIDIDMHRFSYISRKGFETFLDRLKACVLDVGLTIQGNKAEELPEQILCCVRLNGIDYNKYQPLLTHGA, from the exons ATGGGGGCGTGCGTGTCGCGGCCCAGCGCGTGCGTGGGCAAGCCCCACACGCCGCGGTCCGGCGACGCCAGCGGCCGCTcgggcggcgccggcggggcGCGGCGGAGGCGCAGCCGCCGCGTAGGGAAGGGTCGGAGGACGGCGCCATCGCGCGCCGCGTCCATGGAGACAATCCAGGAGGCCGACGTGCCCGGCTCGCCGTCCGCCGCCGATCACCGGACGTACAGCAACCCCGCGTTCCAAG TGTCCGGGAGCATTGAGGAGGCATGGTACGATTCCTTGGCGATGAGCGAGTCGGATGCCGAAGACGATTTCCACAGCGTGCAAGACG ATGCTTTTTCATTGAATGGCTTCGAGAACGAAGCTGCATTGAGCATGAGAGACGGCAACGGTGGGAGCTTCAATGGAGCTGCCCAATCAGGCGAGCAGCACCATAAGAAGCCAAAGTCCAGCGAACTGTCAAAGGGGAGCTTGGAGAATGGTGTGAGGACGTCTATGAGCCATGATGATGTGGTGGGTGTTTCTGGTGCGGATAGCACCCACGGTGGAGGTAGGATACTGGACGACTGCGGGCTTCTGCCAAATAATTGTCTGCCCTGCATTGCCTCTGCTGTTGGGGTAAATGAGAAGAAGAGAACTCTTTCCTCGAGCCCTACCCATTCAATGAAGATGCCTTCTTTGAAGCTTTCTTTCAAGAAGAAGTCAGGGGAAGCTCATCCATCTTCCACGCTAA TATCTGCGAAGGATTTCCTGGAAAGGCCTCTAGCAGGTTCTCAAGTACAGTTATGCTTGCTGGAAACAAATACACTTAACAGTTGGTCTCATATCGATCCTGGTACATTCCGAGTCCGTGGAGCAAACTACTTTAG GGATAAGAAGAAAGAGCTTGCGCCAAATTATGCTGCATATTATCCATTTGGAGTTGATGTGTACTTATCACCACAAAAACTCAATCATATATCTCGATTTGTCCAACTTCCTGATGTTCAACTCTCCAGCAAGCTCCCACCTCTTTTGGTCGTCAATGTACAG GTCCCATTATACCCAGCTTCATTATTTCAGAATGAAACTGACGGGGAAGGGATGAGCTTTGTTTTGTACTTTAGGCTTTCTGATGGTTACTCAAAAGAGCTTCCACCTTCATTTATTGAAAGTATTAGA AGGTTGGTTGATGATCATGTAGAGAAGATAAAATCATTTCCAATGGAAACCACTATACCATTCCGAGAGCGGCTGAAGATACTTGGCCGGGTGGCTAATCTGGAGGATCTTCCTTTGAGTGCAGCAGAGAGGAAGCTAATGCATGCGTATAATGAGAAGCCTGTCCTTTCAAGGCCACAACATGAGTTTTACCTG GGTGATAACTACTTTGAGATCGACATTGACATGCACAGATTTAGCTACATCTCAAGGAAAGGTTTTGAAACATTTTTGGACAGGCTAAAAGCATGCGTTCTAGATGTTGGGCTAACTATTCAG GGAAATAAAGCTGAAGAGCTGCCGGAACAGATCTTATGTTGTGTTAGGTTGAATGGGATAGATTACAACAAATATCAGCCTCTTTTGACTCACGGTGCCTGA